caccggaactactcccgccccttgtctatcaacctccgcgccctttctgaaccaatccaagcctttaacctctacagctaccccgccccctaagcgcccaatataagctggtgttctcccctaataaagctctcttggtttcatcatccctcaaagtaccgtgtcctgcctgttccttctcgccgccctccacaccttgcacgcccccccgccggggacctggccaaatctcccgcctcgccttcgcctccgggaaagagcccccgccgccggtaccttcagagcaagcctgggagcctaggatttagctaccggccgccaccccccccccccagacgaatcaactgcgaccgcactctCATACCTGCACACAGAGTTGCTTATGTCCGTATcactcctttctctttcactctCACTTTTAAAACTTGGATGAACACTTGTTGGTTCTGAGAACTGAGACCTCCCATATCAATAGGACTTAACTATTAGTTTCAGGACATCTTGCTTAGGAGAATAAGGACATAAACCAATAAATAACATTACTACTTCCTTCAGGATATTCCTGAAAACTGATTATCCAGATAAATAGCTGTGCATTTGAGTAGAAGTTATCACCTGGGCAAACAGCAGGCACTTCAGACAAAAGCTGATGCTTTAAGATTTTATTCAAGACCAAGCTCATGTTATTCATCTTAGGGGGTCAGTTTCCTCCACTGAAAGACCTGCTTTAGCCACTCAGATGCATATCCCAAAATCCTATGGAATTCCACCCCTGACCTCCCTTTTCTTTCAGATGGCACTCTCCCTTAATACTTATCAACTTAGTATTGCCTGATAGGATATTCGATCAGCTTTGGGAAATTGGCTGTTGGTCATCCAAACCTCAGCAGTTTACAATGGaataaactgaagctcagagaggccaaAATGATGTCCCCATCTCTGAGGATTGTAAATGGAGGGATGATATGGCAAGGCTGCTCTCCATTTCAGGCTTCATCCTGGGGTCTCATCAATGAGACcagggcaggaagggaggggCCATGTGAGCCAGACATGGGTGGAGGTTTTTGTCCCACTTCCCCATCTGCCTATGTCACTGTAAGCCTACTGGATACTATAAAATCCCACTTGACAGGCAGCCTCATCCTCAGCATGGGCACTGCTGATGGTCAGGGTGGCCATGGCACCTGATTTGGAGCCAGAGAATCTGTCAGGGGTCCCCAAGGCCAGTTCACTGTTACCGTAGATGAGCAGTGCAGGGGCCTGGCCTGACTTCTGTTGGTACCAGAGGACATCATCCACTTCCATGCCATCATCCTGGCATGGAGCTCAGAAGAGCCCCGCTCGGCGTGTGCGCGCCCCTCTACCTCCGGGGCCGGCCCCTAGTTGCCCCGGAGTCCCAAGAGGCTGGCATGGGGGGGCGGCAACTTACCCAGAGCGAGCCGCAGAGTGAGAGCAACAGGAGGAGCGAGCAGGAGCCCGAGTCATCTTCCCCGCCGCGCCGTGCCCAGACGCCTGCCCGGTGTCCGGAGTCCGCTCGCCGCCGCCACCGCTCCCCCGCGCCTGCCCGGAACCTCCAGCCTGGCTGCGTCCGCCGCCCTCGCCGCCCGGGCTCCCCGGAACTAGGCCAAGTCCGTCGGCCTCGCAGCGGCCCGCGCCTCGGTTCCGCGGGATCCCAGCGGCAGGTGAAGCCGCGCGGCCGCCCCGCCgaggccccgccccgcgcccggCCCCTGCGGTCGCTGCTCTACAGTCAGGCCTTAAAGGCGCAGCTCCCGGGTCCCCGCGCCCCCGTCCCGCACCGCCCCCTTCCCTTCCCCGCCCCCCCGGAATCAGCTCAGGGCAAGGAGAGTCCCCCTGGGACCAAAGATGCCTAGGACACTCTGCCTCCCGGAGCCAAGCGGGGTACTGGGGTACCCGAGAGAAGTGAGGGCTCTGcccccaaacccaagcacccctTTGGATGGGGAGCCCCTGCTGGCTTAGTCCCACTTCCTGGCCTGGCCAGCGGTGGGAGCCGGCACTTCCATTCTGCCCTGTCTTTAGTTTAGGAATTGTGTCTTCTTACCACATCCCGCGCCCCAGGCCTGCCTCAGAGCTTCAAGCCCACCTGCAGATCACTCTCCGGAAGGCAGAGCTAATTAATAAAGAGTAGGATTAGGCCAAGGCTGGTCCTGCTCCTGATGTGCCCCTAAGGTTTGGAGGGGTGGTACTGCCTATCTGTGCGTCTATGCACTCGCTTAAGGCAGAGAAGGAGAAGACACTCTCAAAGGGAAAGGCTGTCTGCTGACCAGCAGCCCCCAAGATAGCCAGGAGCCAGCTCCCCTTGCTTCGCCTGAGCGATTTCCAAGGTGGAGGACATTTCACCAAATGAAAAATACGTCCAATTGAAAAGGGACTCAGGGTGTGTGCTCTTTTCCTTTTGGTGAAGGCACCAGGCCCAAGGCACGCTCCAAGTGAAGCCCACCACAAGGAAGCCTCCTCAGGCCTTGGCGGCTGCAGTCCCCTCTGTGCACCCACTGGGACCTCTGATTGGCTTCCAGTTCCCTTCCTGAGGCCGGTTGCTGGTCAGGCACATGTGCGCGCTCTGGTGCCCCCGGCTGCGACCCGGTGCTACACAGTCTGGCTGCGAGGAGCAGAGAGAGCAGCAAAGACCAGGGGTCCCTGGAAGGGCTTGGGTAGCAGAGGTTCGGTCCCTCCAGGAATATGGTTCCCCTTCTAGCATCCAGCGCTCATAACCTCAGGTGTGTCACCTTTTCCGTAAAAGCACTAGTGCGTGCTCCATGGTTATGGAGCTTGACAATGCAGCTGGGCCTTGACTCCCCCTCCTCTGAGGTTGCATCTGGGGGCGAATCCAATCCAGCTCGCTACCTGGTTTTGCACAACTTGCAGCTAGCTAAGAATGGTGGTTACAATTTTAAGTGTTTGGGGGAGGAGGTTAAATGGACAAGGTTATTTTGGTGATGTGAAGTTTACATGAAATTCACATTTGTATCCATAAGTAACTTTTTTGTTGGAACACAGACCGGTCCGTTCCCTGCTgtattgtctctggctgctttcctgcAGCATCACCAGAGTGGATTAATTGCAACAGAAACTGGGCTTACtgcttgcaaagcctaaaatacttattacctggctatttaaagaaaaagtttgcagGTCATTTGTTTActtgtactttttcttctttgatttattgaccAGTTCAGCCAGAAGTTTGTTTAAATTAATAATCTtttgaagaaccagctttttattttggtaatcTTCTGTAAAGCTATTCTCTCctttatttcatttgtattttccccattctttataatttcttcattCTTGACCCTGTGGGTTTGCTCTGTTGCTACTCTTCGCAACTTTTTAGAAACAAGTCTAGCTCATTGTTTACACCCTTCTCCCATATGTTTAATGCTACAAATTTGGCTTTAACTACTCATTTAGCTTTGTCTCACAACTTTTGACTGTAATATGTTCGTTATCACTCAATTTCATGTATTCCCTAATTTGCCTAGTGATTCTCTTTTACTGCAAGGGTTGTGtggaaatattttgttgttttccaaaaatgtgggattttttttaaaaagctattcctTTATCAATTTGTAAATTTGTGGTGTTATAGTCAGATTCAATCctaacaacttttaacattttgctttctcaaagtCAAGccctaaaaaatatctttttattcccaacagttgcaaagaatttgttctttcaccttgaaaaaaaaatgaagtgctaaaaatggTTAATATGTTTTAAGTTGCAtaagaaatgtttagacaatattataaaaatatttttctaacctTTTGGTTACTGATCTGCGTAATATTACACAACAGTGTGGAAGCAAGTTATTTTATGAAATGTTACATGTCACAGatacagccaaatttccttgtcggttgcattgttttactctgatgcttctctgaaagtgcttgcagttagctacaagtcaggGCTTCATCTTcaataacaacaaagaaagacttttaaaaagagacaaggcaagcatataaattatgttctatccattatttaatATAACCCcagtaaaactataaagaaaaataaattagacctctgttgtttttttttttagcttgtactttttttattaaattcagttttactgaaatacattcacacaccatacaatcatccatgatatacaatccactgtccacagtatgataacatagttatgcgttcatcaccataatctatctctgaacattttccttacatcagaaagaaccagacaagaataaaaaataaaagtgaaaaaagaacacccaaatcataccccatcccaccccatttgtcctttagtttttatccccattcctccactcatccatacactagataaagggggtgtgatccacaaggtcttcacaatcacactgtcaccccttgtaatctacattattatatgattgtcttcaggagtccagactgctgggttggagtttggtagtttcaggtatttgcttctagctattccaatacattaaagcctaagaggtgttatctatatagtgcgtaagaatgtccaccagagtgacctctcgactccatttggaatctctcagccactgaaactatttcgtctcattttgcatcctccttttggtcaagaagataccctcagtcccacgatgccgggtccacattcatccccaagagtcatactctgcgttgccagggagatttacacccctgggagtcaggtcccacgtaggggggagggcagcgagttcacctgtcgagatggctcagttagagagagagaggtagaccCCTGTTTTAACTGAAGTGCTTGCATATTTAAACCAGGCTCCTggtactgtgcctgcatgctctctccccatcggAGATATTGGTGAGACCCGTTTCTGTGGTCCCTAGAACTATGACGGTGTCAACCCcatcacatggacatgctccttctgttctcttctggattctgaccatttctttgtctgttttgggtTATAAAAGTCCAAACAACTCCTCTCACTCTGAAGTGGTCttggaaagatttatttttcctccagttctGTGTTGATACATCTTCAATAAACTACTGTCTCAGCAaagaaagagacttgtttctctattTGATATGGGATCAGGCAGACCTGACTATTTAGAACCAGGTTTTCTAACAGTATCAAGATCACACAATCTAAGTATGACCAATACTTTGCACTTAAAGAGTTCTGTTCATAGTTAAAAGTAAGACATCATAGATTTAAAGATATGTGCAATGTGTAAAATTTATATATGTGAACTGACATCCTTAGGCCTAACCATAACTGCAGTTTTTGTATTTTACTATTAAATAAACTCTagtctttatttggatttcaccggATTTTCCATTATTGTCCTTTGTCTGTTCTGGAattccatccaggataccacaacACATTTAGTCATCACATCCCTTAGCCTACTCtagtctgtgacagtttctcagactctcCTTGTTTTTCACAACCTTGGCAATTTTAAAGAGTAACTACTGGTCAAGTGTTTTGTAgactgtccctcaatttgggtttgtctgctgTTTTTCTTATCACACATGGGTTATGGGTTTTTAGGAATACTACAAAAGTGATGAGCCCTTCTCATCACTTCACAGCAGGGATACCTGCTCTCAACCTGACTTCTCACTGGGGAGTTAGCCTTGAACAACTGGCCGAGGATTATGTGAcaagtttctccactgtaaaggtattttccccttttcacacacttCATGGAAGCAAGTTACTAAGTCCAAACTACACTCAGGTAATGGAGGGGTTTGGAAATGGGGAGGAAGGGAGTAAAATTCCACCACATTGGGGAAGTGTATCTACATAAGTTATTTGGGATTCTTTGGTAAGGAAGATCAAAGTGAAATTCCAAATTCAATACATCAATCACACTAGCCACAGAACAAGAGATCAAGTCACATGTGTTTAGTGGCTATTATATTGGATAgtgcagatacagaacatttccatcatctcagAAATTTTTCTGGAGAGCAGTGATTTGATTTttcaacctttcttcttttcaaacatatgaatttaaagatataaatttccaaaaaaaatgctttcactcattcccataaatatttttgtttccgTAATTTGGATCTATGGATTATTTAGCACCAGGTGCAGGACTAGAATGGGGAAAACAAGGAGCCTCAAGCACAAAATGAAGGAGCCGCTGCTTCTCAGGTCTGTGAAAGTGCAGGGAGAAATGGCACTTTGCACCTTAGGCCCCTTGCTTGCCTCACCCTATGCCCAGCtctgtttaaaaatacattgctaaatatttcaaaactattgtttgctttttaaaaattaaatgctattgatttctagttcaATTCCACTACTGTCATTGGGTACCTACAAAAAGCCCTACAGCTAGTATCATAATTAATGGTGAACTATCAAacataattttaagaacatgatgCAAATGCCTGCTGTAACCACTTCAAGTCAACAGAGCATCTGCAATAGCCAAGAAAATTTAAGACCAAAGCTGCAGCACTTAAGATCCCAGATACACAGACTTATATAAAGCTGCAATAATTAAGGTAGAATTAGGCACAATGAGAGAGAACTGGACaaacagaatggaataaaatccagaaatacatatataGTCACTTACCTGGTTCACACAAAGGTTTTCTGCAATACAGTGGGGGAAACAGTGGTcttttcagtaaatggtgctggTGAATTTGGATATGCATATGGGAGTTTATTAACCTTGATATCTTAATTTCTCACACCTTAAGCAAAAATCAATTTGAGATAGATcataaatctaaatgtaaaaagTTAGATAGTAAAActtacagaagaaaatatagctggaatatcttaaatttcttaaaaagataCACAAAGCATCAACCATAATGTCCATAAACATATGCATTAAACCACCACCAGATCAAGACACAGGACACTTCAGTGCCCCAGCATTGCCCTCAGCCCCCTCCCAACtgacaactgaatttaaaaaaatcacaatttaaaCAGGCActaaatgagataccactacaacCTCAACTGGATGTCAGTACCAAGTTTTGGAAAGGATTTGTAACAAGAGAACTCTCAGTATATCTGGTGGGAATATACATTGTTTCTAttacttttgaaaaaatatttgatattatctacattttattgGCAGTTCCAGAACTTCTTCTCATAgctgtatatacccaagaaaaagtGAGTCCTTGTGCCCACTGAGAGATGCACAACACTGCTCATAGCAGCTTCATTAAAAACAGCCAAAGAGTCAGCCTAAAAGTCCATCAACAGTAAAATGGATCCATAAAACTGTGCCATATTCCTTTACTAGAGATCCACCAGACCATGAAAAGGAATGCATTACTGGGACACACATCCAGGATGCATCTACAGACAATatttaaaagaagacaaagacaaaaCGATGCTgtgtgattctgtttatttgaagttaaaaaacagacaaaactaacccATGAGAATAGAGATTAGAATAGGTGTTACCTAGGAGGAGGGTGACTGGAAGGGAATAGGAGGAAAACTTTGggctacttcttttttttctttttttaatgcattttttgagatatattcacataccatatgatcatctgaaatgtacagttgttcactgtaACATCATATACTTGTGCGTTCATCAGCGCAAtccatttttgaactttttaatttctacaaaaaataaaaatgagaataaaatagaagtaaagaagaatacccaaacATTTAATGCACCTCCTCCCcactattgttcatttactttttgtccccattcttctactcatctgtctataaacggagtaaagggagtgtgagccacatggttttcacaatcacaatgtcacaCAATggaagctgtatagttatacaatcatgttcaagaatcaaggctactgggctgctgtccaacagttttaggtatttccttaaaactattttattaaactaaaaactaaaaagggatatctatataatgcataagaataacctccagaatgacctttcaactccatttgacgtctctcagccactgaaattttgtttcatttctctctctctttttggttcataaggctttctcaatcccatgatgccagggccaggctcatccccaggagtcatgccccatgatACCTGGGAGCTTTggacacctgggagtcatgtcccatatgtGCGGGTGGGGGTATGACGACaccctgcagagttggcttagagagagaggccagatctgagcaacaaaagaggtacacttaggcatagttataaggaGTCTTAtcatctcctttgcaggaacaagcttcataattAAAAGCCCAAAAATCAAGGGCTCAACCTACCAAACTGGTAGTCCCTGATGCTTGAAAGAATATCATGGAATTAATATTgccatgtgttccggtttgctaatgctgccattatacaaaataccagcaatggattggcttttataaaggggatttatttggttatgcagttatagtcttaaggccataaattgtcccaGGTAAGGCAATAAAAATAGGGTACTGATAGCTGGATAAGTGTAAAATATTCAAtgtaattctttagctggaaaatggttagtatagtcttcaatagccaataaaggaaaaagaaaactgtttattaagatcacttcactcaagcagctttaaGTTATTCTGATcatgaaaagcccttgttaaaataacttgctattgctctaatctc
This window of the Choloepus didactylus isolate mChoDid1 chromosome 23, mChoDid1.pri, whole genome shotgun sequence genome carries:
- the LOC119519315 gene encoding keratin, type I cytoskeletal 9-like, which codes for MAPLLLLLLLLAELFRSIFKSPLVHQKSWTHTQCPLDDLWPDCRAATAGAGRGAGPRRGGRAASPAAGIPRNRGAGRCEADGLGLVPGSPGGEGGGRSQAGGSGQARGSGGGGERTPDTGQASGHGAAGKMTRAPARSSCCSHSAARSGPHDLLQADPAMLDVNCPGTDSPRRIEDKQ